In Pyrus communis chromosome 1, drPyrComm1.1, whole genome shotgun sequence, the following are encoded in one genomic region:
- the LOC137741783 gene encoding protein ENHANCED DISEASE RESISTANCE 2-like isoform X1 has product MDARPSPLSLKKVGSGRSEVSTVSGLLGLGGGEDQRSSLPSPSSSASSSMFEYFGWVYHLGVNSIGHEYCHLRFLFIRGKYVEMYKRDPHENPGIKPIRRGVVGPTLMLEEVGRRKVYYGDVYVLRFFNRLEESKKGEIACATAGEAQKWLEAFDQAKQQAEFELSRGGSARNKLNMETELNLDVHRPRVRRYASGLKKLIRIGQGPETLLCQSSSLGANGSTDGYFERDIGDAIEAYKWKCVRTINGVRIFEDVANSESGKGVIVKAVAVIDASADTAFEVLLNLERHQRYEWDMLTGDLELLDSYDGHLDVVYGTFDPRYLTRWHSKRDFIFSRQWFRGQDGTYTILHFPAVHKKKPPRSGYRRTKINPSTWEIRNLNTSMGSNTPRCLVTQMLEINSAGWCRWKKNHCSKFEKSVPYALLCQVGGLKEYIGANPALKFETSTTVIQSKVSEVSVSTAEFEESEVKDEFYDAMSADSSSSDEELDQKDAKLSLKRTSAADATNKELDSEVAPVMIDTSQLHGTLRTGKDDTDTNCWTSPSGTGFMIRGKNYLKDNSKVMGGDPLLKLIGVDWFKVDKTIDRIALHPRSLLQSEAGKKLPFVLVINLQVPAKPNYSLALYYAADRPAKPNSLFAQFVDGTDMFRDARFKLIPSIVEGYWMVKRAVGTKACLLGKAVTCKYFRQDNFLEIDVDIGSSSVARSVIGLVLGYVTSIVVDLAILIEGKEEAELPEYILGTVRLNRLRLDSAVHLKV; this is encoded by the exons ATGGATGCGAGGCCGTCTCCGTTGTCGTTGAAGAAGGTGGGGAGCGGACGGTCCGAGGTCAGCACGGTGAGCGGATTGCTCGGACTCGGAGGCGGAGAAGATCAGAGAAGCTCGTTGCCGTCGCCGTCATCGTCGGCGTCGTCGTCGATGTTTGAGTATTTCGGATGGGTGTATCATTTGGGCGTGAACTCTATCGGCCACGAGTACTGCCACCTCCGGTTTCTCTTCATCCGCGGCAAGTACGTCGAGATGTACAAGCGAGACCCCCACGAGAACCCCGGCATT AAACCGATTCGGAGAGGCGTCGTGGGCCCCACACTCATGCTGGAGGAGGTTGGGCGTCGGAAGGTCTACTACGGC GACGTTTATGTTCTTCGTTTTTTCAATCGTTTGGAGGAATCGAAAAAGGGGGAA ATTGCTTGTGCTACCGCTGGAGAAGCCCAAAAATGGCTGGAGGCCTTTGATCAAGCCAAGCAACAG GCTGAGTTTGAGCTGTCAAGAGGAGGTAGTGCCAGAAACAAGCTGAATATGGAGACTGA GCTCAATCTCGATGTCCATCGACCTAGAGTAAGGCGCTATGCAAGTGGATTGAAAAAGCTTATAAGGATTGGGCAAG GACCAGAGACGCTTTTGTGCCAATCCTCAAGCTTGGGTGCAAATGGTAGCACGGATGGATACTTTGAGAGGGATATTGGTGATGCAATTGAGGCATATAAGTGGAAATGTGTGCGAACAATTAATG GTGTTAGAATATTTGAAGATGTTGCTAACTCTGAG AGTGGTAAAGGTGTTATTGTCAAGGCTGTTGCTGTTATCGATGCAAGTGCAGATACTGCTTTCGAAGTGCTTTTAAACCTTGAACGACATCAGAGATATGA GTGGGATATGCTGACAGGTGACTTGGAGCTGTTAGATTCTTATGATGGGCACCTTGACGTTGTATATGGGACATTTGATCCTAGGTATCTTACTCG GTGGCATTCCAAGAGAGATTTTATCTTTTCTAGGCAATGGTTTCGTGGACAAGACGGAACATATA CAATTTTGCATTTCCCTGCTGTTCATAAGAAGAAGCCTCCAAGATCGGGATATCGACGTACAAAAATAAATC CATCGACTTGGGAGATTAGAAATTTGAACACATCCATGGGTTCGAATACTCCAAGATGTCTTGTCACTCAAATGCTGGAGATAAATTCAGCGGGCTGGTGCAGATGGAAGAAAAATCACTGCTCGAAGTTTGAAAAGAGTGTACCCTATGCATTGTTGTGCCAAGTAGGAG GTTTGAAGGAATATATTGGAGCAAATCCTGCACTCAAATTTGAAACTTCCACTACGGTTATTCAATCGAAAGTATCTGAAGTTTCCGTTTCCACTGCTGAATTTGAGGAGTCAGAAGTCAAGGATGAGTTTTATGATGCAATGTCTGCAGACTCTTCATCTTCTGATGAAGAACTTGACCAGaag GATGCAAAATTGAGCTTGAAGCGAACCTCAG CTGCAGATGCTACTAATAAGGAACTGGATTCTGAAGTGGCTCCTGTCATGATTGATACAAGCCAGTTACATGGTACCTTGCGCACCGGGAAGGATGACACTGACACAAACTGTTGGACATCTCCAAGCGGTACGGGATTTATGATCAGGGGAAAGAACTACCTAAAGGACAATTCTAAG GTAATGGGAGGAGATCCCCTTCTCAAGCTCATAGGAGTAGATTGGTTCAAAGTTGATAAAACTATAGATAGGATTGCACTGCATCCACGGAGTCTTCTTCAG TCAGAGGCTGGGAAGAAGCTTCCATTTGTACTAGTCATTAATCTCCAG GTTCCCGCAAAACCAAACTATAGTTTGGCACTTTACTATGCTGCTGACAGACCTGCAAAGCCAAATTCTTTGTTTGCTCAATTTGTGGATGGGACTGACATGTTTCGTGATGCAAGATTTAAATTAATTCCTAGTATCGTCGAG GGATATTGGATGGTCAAGCGTGCTGTTGGAACAAAAGCGTGCCTATTGGGGAAAGCTGTGACTTGCAAGTATTTCAGACAAGACAATTTTCTTGAG ATTGATGTGGATATTGGATCATCATCCGTAGCGAGGAGTGTCATCGGACTTGTCCTCGGTTATGTCACGAGCATAGTGGTTGACCTTGCAATTTTGATAGAG GGAAAAGAGGAGGCGGAGCTGCCCGAGTACATACTCGGGACTGTTCGGCTGAATCGTCTTAGGCTCGACTCTGCTGTTCATTTGAAGGTTTGA
- the LOC137741783 gene encoding protein ENHANCED DISEASE RESISTANCE 2-like isoform X2 — translation MDARPSPLSLKKVGSGRSEVSTVSGLLGLGGGEDQRSSLPSPSSSASSSMFEYFGWVYHLGVNSIGHEYCHLRFLFIRGKYVEMYKRDPHENPGIKPIRRGVVGPTLMLEEVGRRKVYYGDVYVLRFFNRLEESKKGEIACATAGEAQKWLEAFDQAKQQAEFELSRGGSARNKLNMETELNLDVHRPRVRRYASGLKKLIRIGQGPETLLCQSSSLGANGSTDGYFERDIGDAIEAYKWKCVRTINGVRIFEDVANSESGKGVIVKAVAVIDASADTAFEVLLNLERHQRYEWDMLTGDLELLDSYDGHLDVVYGTFDPRYLTRWHSKRDFIFSRQWFRGQDGTYTILHFPAVHKKKPPRSGYRRTKINPSTWEIRNLNTSMGSNTPRCLVTQMLEINSAGWCRWKKNHCSKFEKSVPYALLCQVGGLKEYIGANPALKFETSTTVIQSKVSEVSVSTAEFEESEVKDEFYDAMSADSSSSDEELDQKDAKLSLKRTSDATNKELDSEVAPVMIDTSQLHGTLRTGKDDTDTNCWTSPSGTGFMIRGKNYLKDNSKVMGGDPLLKLIGVDWFKVDKTIDRIALHPRSLLQSEAGKKLPFVLVINLQVPAKPNYSLALYYAADRPAKPNSLFAQFVDGTDMFRDARFKLIPSIVEGYWMVKRAVGTKACLLGKAVTCKYFRQDNFLEIDVDIGSSSVARSVIGLVLGYVTSIVVDLAILIEGKEEAELPEYILGTVRLNRLRLDSAVHLKV, via the exons ATGGATGCGAGGCCGTCTCCGTTGTCGTTGAAGAAGGTGGGGAGCGGACGGTCCGAGGTCAGCACGGTGAGCGGATTGCTCGGACTCGGAGGCGGAGAAGATCAGAGAAGCTCGTTGCCGTCGCCGTCATCGTCGGCGTCGTCGTCGATGTTTGAGTATTTCGGATGGGTGTATCATTTGGGCGTGAACTCTATCGGCCACGAGTACTGCCACCTCCGGTTTCTCTTCATCCGCGGCAAGTACGTCGAGATGTACAAGCGAGACCCCCACGAGAACCCCGGCATT AAACCGATTCGGAGAGGCGTCGTGGGCCCCACACTCATGCTGGAGGAGGTTGGGCGTCGGAAGGTCTACTACGGC GACGTTTATGTTCTTCGTTTTTTCAATCGTTTGGAGGAATCGAAAAAGGGGGAA ATTGCTTGTGCTACCGCTGGAGAAGCCCAAAAATGGCTGGAGGCCTTTGATCAAGCCAAGCAACAG GCTGAGTTTGAGCTGTCAAGAGGAGGTAGTGCCAGAAACAAGCTGAATATGGAGACTGA GCTCAATCTCGATGTCCATCGACCTAGAGTAAGGCGCTATGCAAGTGGATTGAAAAAGCTTATAAGGATTGGGCAAG GACCAGAGACGCTTTTGTGCCAATCCTCAAGCTTGGGTGCAAATGGTAGCACGGATGGATACTTTGAGAGGGATATTGGTGATGCAATTGAGGCATATAAGTGGAAATGTGTGCGAACAATTAATG GTGTTAGAATATTTGAAGATGTTGCTAACTCTGAG AGTGGTAAAGGTGTTATTGTCAAGGCTGTTGCTGTTATCGATGCAAGTGCAGATACTGCTTTCGAAGTGCTTTTAAACCTTGAACGACATCAGAGATATGA GTGGGATATGCTGACAGGTGACTTGGAGCTGTTAGATTCTTATGATGGGCACCTTGACGTTGTATATGGGACATTTGATCCTAGGTATCTTACTCG GTGGCATTCCAAGAGAGATTTTATCTTTTCTAGGCAATGGTTTCGTGGACAAGACGGAACATATA CAATTTTGCATTTCCCTGCTGTTCATAAGAAGAAGCCTCCAAGATCGGGATATCGACGTACAAAAATAAATC CATCGACTTGGGAGATTAGAAATTTGAACACATCCATGGGTTCGAATACTCCAAGATGTCTTGTCACTCAAATGCTGGAGATAAATTCAGCGGGCTGGTGCAGATGGAAGAAAAATCACTGCTCGAAGTTTGAAAAGAGTGTACCCTATGCATTGTTGTGCCAAGTAGGAG GTTTGAAGGAATATATTGGAGCAAATCCTGCACTCAAATTTGAAACTTCCACTACGGTTATTCAATCGAAAGTATCTGAAGTTTCCGTTTCCACTGCTGAATTTGAGGAGTCAGAAGTCAAGGATGAGTTTTATGATGCAATGTCTGCAGACTCTTCATCTTCTGATGAAGAACTTGACCAGaag GATGCAAAATTGAGCTTGAAGCGAACCTCAG ATGCTACTAATAAGGAACTGGATTCTGAAGTGGCTCCTGTCATGATTGATACAAGCCAGTTACATGGTACCTTGCGCACCGGGAAGGATGACACTGACACAAACTGTTGGACATCTCCAAGCGGTACGGGATTTATGATCAGGGGAAAGAACTACCTAAAGGACAATTCTAAG GTAATGGGAGGAGATCCCCTTCTCAAGCTCATAGGAGTAGATTGGTTCAAAGTTGATAAAACTATAGATAGGATTGCACTGCATCCACGGAGTCTTCTTCAG TCAGAGGCTGGGAAGAAGCTTCCATTTGTACTAGTCATTAATCTCCAG GTTCCCGCAAAACCAAACTATAGTTTGGCACTTTACTATGCTGCTGACAGACCTGCAAAGCCAAATTCTTTGTTTGCTCAATTTGTGGATGGGACTGACATGTTTCGTGATGCAAGATTTAAATTAATTCCTAGTATCGTCGAG GGATATTGGATGGTCAAGCGTGCTGTTGGAACAAAAGCGTGCCTATTGGGGAAAGCTGTGACTTGCAAGTATTTCAGACAAGACAATTTTCTTGAG ATTGATGTGGATATTGGATCATCATCCGTAGCGAGGAGTGTCATCGGACTTGTCCTCGGTTATGTCACGAGCATAGTGGTTGACCTTGCAATTTTGATAGAG GGAAAAGAGGAGGCGGAGCTGCCCGAGTACATACTCGGGACTGTTCGGCTGAATCGTCTTAGGCTCGACTCTGCTGTTCATTTGAAGGTTTGA
- the LOC137741783 gene encoding protein ENHANCED DISEASE RESISTANCE 2-like isoform X3: MDARPSPLSLKKVGSGRSEVSTVSGLLGLGGGEDQRSSLPSPSSSASSSMFEYFGWVYHLGVNSIGHEYCHLRFLFIRGKYVEMYKRDPHENPGIKPIRRGVVGPTLMLEEVGRRKVYYGDVYVLRFFNRLEESKKGEIACATAGEAQKWLEAFDQAKQQAEFELSRGGSARNKLNMETELNLDVHRPRVRRYASGLKKLIRIGQGPETLLCQSSSLGANGSTDGYFERDIGDAIEAYKWKCVRTINGVRIFEDVANSESGKGVIVKAVAVIDASADTAFEVLLNLERHQRYEWDMLTGDLELLDSYDGHLDVVYGTFDPRWHSKRDFIFSRQWFRGQDGTYTILHFPAVHKKKPPRSGYRRTKINPSTWEIRNLNTSMGSNTPRCLVTQMLEINSAGWCRWKKNHCSKFEKSVPYALLCQVGGLKEYIGANPALKFETSTTVIQSKVSEVSVSTAEFEESEVKDEFYDAMSADSSSSDEELDQKDAKLSLKRTSAADATNKELDSEVAPVMIDTSQLHGTLRTGKDDTDTNCWTSPSGTGFMIRGKNYLKDNSKVMGGDPLLKLIGVDWFKVDKTIDRIALHPRSLLQSEAGKKLPFVLVINLQVPAKPNYSLALYYAADRPAKPNSLFAQFVDGTDMFRDARFKLIPSIVEGYWMVKRAVGTKACLLGKAVTCKYFRQDNFLEIDVDIGSSSVARSVIGLVLGYVTSIVVDLAILIEGKEEAELPEYILGTVRLNRLRLDSAVHLKV, from the exons ATGGATGCGAGGCCGTCTCCGTTGTCGTTGAAGAAGGTGGGGAGCGGACGGTCCGAGGTCAGCACGGTGAGCGGATTGCTCGGACTCGGAGGCGGAGAAGATCAGAGAAGCTCGTTGCCGTCGCCGTCATCGTCGGCGTCGTCGTCGATGTTTGAGTATTTCGGATGGGTGTATCATTTGGGCGTGAACTCTATCGGCCACGAGTACTGCCACCTCCGGTTTCTCTTCATCCGCGGCAAGTACGTCGAGATGTACAAGCGAGACCCCCACGAGAACCCCGGCATT AAACCGATTCGGAGAGGCGTCGTGGGCCCCACACTCATGCTGGAGGAGGTTGGGCGTCGGAAGGTCTACTACGGC GACGTTTATGTTCTTCGTTTTTTCAATCGTTTGGAGGAATCGAAAAAGGGGGAA ATTGCTTGTGCTACCGCTGGAGAAGCCCAAAAATGGCTGGAGGCCTTTGATCAAGCCAAGCAACAG GCTGAGTTTGAGCTGTCAAGAGGAGGTAGTGCCAGAAACAAGCTGAATATGGAGACTGA GCTCAATCTCGATGTCCATCGACCTAGAGTAAGGCGCTATGCAAGTGGATTGAAAAAGCTTATAAGGATTGGGCAAG GACCAGAGACGCTTTTGTGCCAATCCTCAAGCTTGGGTGCAAATGGTAGCACGGATGGATACTTTGAGAGGGATATTGGTGATGCAATTGAGGCATATAAGTGGAAATGTGTGCGAACAATTAATG GTGTTAGAATATTTGAAGATGTTGCTAACTCTGAG AGTGGTAAAGGTGTTATTGTCAAGGCTGTTGCTGTTATCGATGCAAGTGCAGATACTGCTTTCGAAGTGCTTTTAAACCTTGAACGACATCAGAGATATGA GTGGGATATGCTGACAGGTGACTTGGAGCTGTTAGATTCTTATGATGGGCACCTTGACGTTGTATATGGGACATTTGATCCTAG GTGGCATTCCAAGAGAGATTTTATCTTTTCTAGGCAATGGTTTCGTGGACAAGACGGAACATATA CAATTTTGCATTTCCCTGCTGTTCATAAGAAGAAGCCTCCAAGATCGGGATATCGACGTACAAAAATAAATC CATCGACTTGGGAGATTAGAAATTTGAACACATCCATGGGTTCGAATACTCCAAGATGTCTTGTCACTCAAATGCTGGAGATAAATTCAGCGGGCTGGTGCAGATGGAAGAAAAATCACTGCTCGAAGTTTGAAAAGAGTGTACCCTATGCATTGTTGTGCCAAGTAGGAG GTTTGAAGGAATATATTGGAGCAAATCCTGCACTCAAATTTGAAACTTCCACTACGGTTATTCAATCGAAAGTATCTGAAGTTTCCGTTTCCACTGCTGAATTTGAGGAGTCAGAAGTCAAGGATGAGTTTTATGATGCAATGTCTGCAGACTCTTCATCTTCTGATGAAGAACTTGACCAGaag GATGCAAAATTGAGCTTGAAGCGAACCTCAG CTGCAGATGCTACTAATAAGGAACTGGATTCTGAAGTGGCTCCTGTCATGATTGATACAAGCCAGTTACATGGTACCTTGCGCACCGGGAAGGATGACACTGACACAAACTGTTGGACATCTCCAAGCGGTACGGGATTTATGATCAGGGGAAAGAACTACCTAAAGGACAATTCTAAG GTAATGGGAGGAGATCCCCTTCTCAAGCTCATAGGAGTAGATTGGTTCAAAGTTGATAAAACTATAGATAGGATTGCACTGCATCCACGGAGTCTTCTTCAG TCAGAGGCTGGGAAGAAGCTTCCATTTGTACTAGTCATTAATCTCCAG GTTCCCGCAAAACCAAACTATAGTTTGGCACTTTACTATGCTGCTGACAGACCTGCAAAGCCAAATTCTTTGTTTGCTCAATTTGTGGATGGGACTGACATGTTTCGTGATGCAAGATTTAAATTAATTCCTAGTATCGTCGAG GGATATTGGATGGTCAAGCGTGCTGTTGGAACAAAAGCGTGCCTATTGGGGAAAGCTGTGACTTGCAAGTATTTCAGACAAGACAATTTTCTTGAG ATTGATGTGGATATTGGATCATCATCCGTAGCGAGGAGTGTCATCGGACTTGTCCTCGGTTATGTCACGAGCATAGTGGTTGACCTTGCAATTTTGATAGAG GGAAAAGAGGAGGCGGAGCTGCCCGAGTACATACTCGGGACTGTTCGGCTGAATCGTCTTAGGCTCGACTCTGCTGTTCATTTGAAGGTTTGA